The DNA sequence CTTTTACACTAATTTTATCCATCATTTGATCTGCTTTCTCTTGTTCTCTTATATACTTTTTTATTGTAGCTTCATTAAGGCCAACTGTACTCACATAATATCCAATTGACCAGAAATGTCGATTCCCAAATTTGTATT is a window from the Anaeromusa acidaminophila DSM 3853 genome containing:
- a CDS encoding transposase gives rise to the protein YKFGNRHFWSIGYYVSTVGLNEATIKKYIREQEKADQMMDKISVKELEDPFRGS